DNA from Patescibacteria group bacterium:
CATGCACGATGTCGCTCTTTTTCACCGTCGCACGCGGCACGGCTTCCTTAACCACGCAGGTCACAATTTCACCGAGATGCGCGTATCGTTTTTGATAACCGCCCAAAACGCGAATAACCTGGAGTTTTTTCGCCCCGGTGTTATCCGCAACCTTTAACATTGTTCTATGCTGAACCATATATTTAAAAAATCTTTGAAACCAATCTCCAGCGTTTGTCGCGACTTAGCGGCCGGCATTCGACGAACGAAACCTTATCGCCCTCTTTAATATCCGGATTTGTGCAATGGACTTTAAAACGCTTACTTGACGTCATTTTCTTTCCGTAATGCGGATGGGTCATGACCCGATCAACGCGTACGACGATGGTTTTACTCATCTTCGTTGAAACCACCACTCCGGTCCATTTCTTTAATTTTTTGTTCTCTTTTTCCATAAAAAATTATTCTTTTTTAGCCACGGCAACAGCGGGCGCCTCTTTTTCGTCCCGGCGCTCGGAGAGTATGGTCAATATGCGGGCAATCAACCTTTTGTTGATCCTAACCTCGCGGACTGTTTTCAGCTCGCGCGTTGAAACCTTAAACCTCATGCTGCGGTACTTCTCGCGAAGTTCGGCAAGCATCTTCCTGAGTTCTTCTTTTGATTTTTTTCTTAATTCCTTGATTTCCATAATTATTGTTTTGCGATATAACGCGTTTTCACCGAAAGTTTATGCCCGGCAAATTTCATGGCTTCGTGGGCCGATTTATCGTCAACGCCGTCCATTTCAAACATTACCATTCCCGGCTTAACGATTACGACATAATGGTCAACCGTACCTTTACCGCTGCCCATCGGAACCTCAGCGCCCTTTTTGGTTACCGGCTTATCCGGAAAAACACGTATCCAAACCTTGCCGCCTTTTCTGATA
Protein-coding regions in this window:
- the rpsQ gene encoding 30S ribosomal protein S17 is translated as MEKENKKLKKWTGVVVSTKMSKTIVVRVDRVMTHPHYGKKMTSSKRFKVHCTNPDIKEGDKVSFVECRPLSRDKRWRLVSKIF
- the rpmC gene encoding 50S ribosomal protein L29, which codes for MEIKELRKKSKEELRKMLAELREKYRSMRFKVSTRELKTVREVRINKRLIARILTILSERRDEKEAPAVAVAKKE
- the rplP gene encoding 50S ribosomal protein L16, with product MLIPKKVKYRKSFKGRRRQEGVASRKTRIAFGTFGLKAMEHGWVSSRQIEAARRVMTRYIRKGGKVWIRVFPDKPVTKKGAEVPMGSGKGTVDHYVVIVKPGMVMFEMDGVDDKSAHEAMKFAGHKLSVKTRYIAKQ